A single Candoia aspera isolate rCanAsp1 chromosome 5, rCanAsp1.hap2, whole genome shotgun sequence DNA region contains:
- the ADPRHL1 gene encoding inactive ADP-ribosyltransferase ARH2, which produces MMEKFKAALILAGVGDALGYRNFTRENNALGAKIQEELKEIGGLGNLVLSSDKWPVSDNTLMHMATAEALITDYWCLEDLYRELVKRYIDAVEKLPERRSDPATIEGCSQLKPDNYLLAWHTPFNEKGSGFGAATKAMCLGMKYWKPERLETLIEVSIEVGRMTHNHPTGFLGSLCTALFVSYAIQGKPLVQWGREMMKIVSMAEEYCKKTIRHMAEYQEHWFYFEAKWQFYLEEREISEENQNKPHFPDNYDAEEREKTYRRWSSEGRGGRRGHDAPMIAYDALLGCGGDWTELCNRAMFHGGESAATGSIAGCLYGLLYGLSKVPKGLYQDLEQRERLEYLGETIFQRSSEEK; this is translated from the exons ATGATGGAGAAATTTAAGGCTGCTTTGATACTAGCAGGAGTAGGGGATGCTTTGGGCTATCGAAATTTTACTCGGGAAAACAATGCTTTAGGTGCAAAGATCCAAGAGGAACTGAAGGAAATTGGAGGGCTCGGAAACCTGGTCTTGTCCTCTGACAAATGGCCAGTAAGCGACAATACTCTGATGCACATGGCGACAGCTGAAGCTCTCATCACAG ATTACTGGTGCTTAGAAGACCTGTATCGGGAACTTGTTAAACGTTACATTGATGCTGTTGAAAAACTTCCTGAGAGAAGGTCAGATCCTGCTACTATTGAAGGCTGCTCCCAACTGAAGCCAGATAATTATCTCCTTGCTTGGCATACACCCTTCAATGAGAAAG GCTCAGGGTTTGGTGCAGCTACAAAAGCCATGTGCTTAGGGATGAAATACTGGAAACCTGAAAGGCTGGAAACTCTCATTGAAGTGAGCATTGAAGTTGGACGAATGACTCATAATCATCCTACAG GCTTCTTAGGGTCCCTGTGCACAGCTCTGTTTGTTTCATATGCAATCCAAGGAAAGCCGCTGGTCCAGTGGGGAAGAGAGATGATGAAAATTGTTTCAATGGCTGAAGAATATTGCAAAAAGACCATCAGGCACATGGCAG AGTATCAGGAACACTGGTTTTACTTTGAAGCAAAATGGCAATTTTATTTGGAGGAGAGGGAGATCAGTGAAGAAAATCAGAATAAACCTCATTTTCCTGACAATTATGATgctgaggaaagagaaaag ACTTACAGGAGGTGGAGTTCTGAAGGTCGTGGTGGCAGGAGAGGTCATGATGCTCCCATGATTGCATATGATGCTCTCTTAGGATGTGGTGGTGATTGGACAGAGCTTTGTAACCGGGCAATGTTCCATGGAG GCGAGAGTGCAGCTACAGGATCAATTGCCGGCTGCTTGTATGGGCTGCTCTATGGCCTCAGCAAGGTTCCTAAAGGCCTATACCAGGATCTTGAACAAAGGGAGAGGCTCGAATACTTGGGAGAGACTATTTTCCAACGATCTTCAGAGGAAAAGTaa